In Plasmodium gaboni strain SY75 chromosome 14, whole genome shotgun sequence, one genomic interval encodes:
- a CDS encoding putative ATP-dependent zinc metalloprotease FTSH, whose amino-acid sequence MLLLRNIVILDLKRSNKLLNINNLPKIACILNKTRGFSLLKNERLDRLKREVRNKPNDNFLILQFYKEANVHNPNEVIKHYENSNYIKDESITKEYIKALVYTNKLKYTNLDNIKYDSDNNTYNRSMDDTTINEMHSNERSNNTYEGNNENSYNNMSSNHSTQKAEYTDKKRNQHPEMYSLHIDPKKPLKVSVIDSNRKGLWNLLKSTIGFLILVAAGSVYMEGVSQNVQKGIGVSNKKIIPVENVKVTFADVKGCDEVKQELEEIIDYLKNSDKFTKIGAKLPKGILLSGEPGTGKTLIARAIAGEANVPFLQASGSEFEEMFVGVGARRIRELFQAAKKHAPCIVFIDEIDAVGSKRSSRDNSAVRMTLNQLLVELDGFEQNEGIVVICATNFPQSLDKALVRPGRLDKTIVVPLPDIKGRYEILKMYSNKIVLSKDVDLHVLSRRTVGMTGADLNNILNIAAIKCSVEGKKSVDMNSIEQAFDRVVVGLQRKSPLNEEEKNITAYHEGGHTLVNFYTKGSDPVHKATIMPRGMSLGVTWKIPISDKYSQKIKDVQSEIDILMGGLVSEEIIFGKNNVTTGCSSDLQKATHIAQSLVMNYGVGINEDNISMFLHDKQNISEEMKIKIDKSIQRILLDSYNRAKNVLNQHIDELHRIASALVEYETLTSDEIKLAMQGKCDQIRKNREIKQKEYNLKDNRIS is encoded by the coding sequence atgttacTTCTACGGAATATTGTAATACTAGATTTAAAAAGGAGTAATAAATTActaaatattaataatttacCAAAAATCGCTTGTATCTTAAATAAAACAAGGGGATTTAgtttattaaaaaatgaaagatTAGATAGGTTAAAAAGAGAAGTAAGGAATAAACCTAATGATaactttttaatattacaaTTTTATAAAGAAGCAAATGTGCATAATCCAAATGAAGTTATAAAACATTATGAAAATTctaattatataaaagatgaaAGTATAAcaaaagaatatataaaagcattagtatatacaaataaattaaaatatacCAATCTcgataatattaaatatgatagtgataataatacttATAATAGATCTATGGATGATACTACTATAAATGAAATGCATTCAAATGAACGCTcaaataatacatatgaaggaaataatgaaaatagttataataatatgtcCTCAAATCATTCAACACAGAAAGCAGAATATACtgataaaaaaagaaatcaACATCCTGAAATGTATAGTTTACATATTGATCCAAAGAAACCATTAAAAGTTTCTGTCATAGATAGTAATAGAAAAGGTTTATGGAATTTACTTAAGTCTACCATTGGATTTTTAATATTAGTAGCAGCGGGAAGTGTATATATGGAAGGAGTATCACAAAATGTTCAGAAAGGTATAGGAGTgtcaaataaaaaaattattccAGTAGAAAATGTAAAAGTAACATTTGCAGATGTGAAAGGATGTGATGAAGTAAAACAAGAACTAGAAGAAATCATtgattatttaaaaaattcaGATAAATTTACCAAAATTGGTGCAAAATTACCAAAAggtattttattatcagGAGAACCAGGTACTGGAAAAACTTTAATTGCTAGAGCTATTGCAGGAGAAGCTAATGTTCCATTTTTACAAGCCTCAGGTTCAGAATTTGAAGAAATGTTTGTTGGTGTAGGAGCAAGAAGAATAAGAGAACTTTTTCAAGCTGCAAAGAAACATGCACCATGTATTGTTTTTATTGATGAAATCGATGCCGTAGGATCAAAAAGAAGTAGTAGAGATAATAGTGCTGTACGTATGACTCTTAACCAATTATTAGTTGAATTAGATGGTTTCGAACAAAATGAAGGTATTGTTGTAATATGTGCAACTAACTTTCCACAAAGTTTAGATAAAGCTTTAGTTAGACCAGGAAGATTGGATAAAACTATTGTAGTACCTTTACCTGATATTAAAGGAAGATAtgaaattttaaaaatgtatagTAATAAAATTGTATTATCAAAAGATGTTGATTTACATGTTTTATCAAGGAGAACTGTAGGAATGACAGGTGCCgatttaaataatatattaaatattgCGGCTATTAAATGTTCAGTAGAAGGAAAAAAATCAGTAGATATGAATTCCATTGAACAAGCCTTTGATCGAGTTGTAGTAGGTTTACAAAGAAAATCACCattaaatgaagaagaGAAAAACATTACTGCATATCATGAAGGAGGACATACACTTGTCAATTTTTACACAAAAGGATCTGATCCTGTCCACAAAGCTACTATTATGCCAAGGGGAATGTCTTTAGGTGTTACATGGAAAATACCTATTAGTGATAAATATAGtcaaaaaattaaagatGTACAAAGTGAaattgatatattaatggGAGGTCTAGTTTCTGAGGAAATAATATttggaaaaaataatgtgACGACCGGATGTTCAAGTGATTTACAAAAGGCAACACATATTGCTCAATCGCTAGTTATGAATTATGGAGTTGGTATAAATGAAGACAACATATCTATGTTTTTGCATGacaaacaaaatattagtgaagaaatgaaaattaAAATTGATAAATCTATACaaagaatattattagaTTCGTATAATAGAGcaaaaaatgttttaaatCAACACATTGACGAATTACATAGAATTGCATCAGCTCTAGTAGAATATGAAACCTTAACAAGTGATGAAATTAAATTAGCAATGCAAGGAAAGTGTGATcaaattagaaaaaatagAGAAATTAAGCAAAAggaatataatttaaaagaCAATAGAATATCCTAA
- a CDS encoding hypothetical protein (conserved Plasmodium protein, unknown function) has translation MDENQEYIKNKNVIEIFEVLLGFIYFNRPRNIIEFIIDELKILEKKSNIKKVFNEDDIQSVYDFINLENKQSINREECILGLSQFVLNNKQREYLEKINIGIDINIKEFTSHAQNIINN, from the exons ATGGATG AAAATcaagaatatattaaaaataaaaatgttatagAAATATTTGAG GTTTTGTTAGGTTTCATCTACTTTAACAGACcaagaaatattattgaaTTCATAATTGATgaattgaaaatattagaaaaaaaa AGcaatattaaaaaagtaTTCAATGAAGATGATATACAATCCGTGTAtgattttattaatttagaaaataaaCAATCTATTAATAGAGAAGAATGCATTTTAG GATTGAGTCAATTtgtattaaataataaacaaagAGAATATTTAGAAAAGATAAATATTGGAATTGacattaatataaaagaattcACTTCTCATGC gcaaaatattataaacaattga